A window of the Parafrankia discariae genome harbors these coding sequences:
- a CDS encoding SpoIIE family protein phosphatase has translation MTTPYSAQPAGRPSAGPEAQAHEATGDGPAGAGGPDPTGPGGLNGHNGSGGLDGLAGPGALGGLGGLGAPGSEWAGGNSGWAGGPVGWPSYTDVTGGAMPTGPRGTPSGWEPLVGGDDAPPPMSSVGLPPPGFPPPGGPPPAEPPSPGPGGGGQSSDAGAPVGAPPDIVPLAGLIPGPPPAVAPPAGGNTPPPVPPPGESTAPAPPPTVAAPPSSEFPSSEFPPPVPFPGGQAATGQESGGPGQPGSMASASSDGERGFPGDLGPGFAVTPGFPPGRPPHGPASSDFGTPWGVPPLEPDSGAGPGPGGAGDAGGAGGAGAAGASGAGPDGPVPVGSSHPGGGGAPEDADAAGAALREALFDQAPVGLALYDAAGRYLRVNDVLARLNGRPAAEHLGRTMAELLGEIGQEMDGLLSRVLRTGEAVTDLEIGVATGGAGPNQTWSASWYPATDRLGARAGAVLVALDATRAKTAERDHTRAVARERALGEATAADVFHAGGDGALDTDLPRWRAATGQSGAQAAGFGWLDAIGPDDRERVARAWHGAIERREPFDTEFGVPDVTGAHRTITARLVPVVDGPQVEWIGVLADVTDARSVREPRAAQGDPADEATWRREQSWRLTSALGRAVTVDDVVAVVLDSGGRAARAVGRGVALIDESDDRLRFRSLVGTSAQYAERWSEVGLGAIHPLAEVIRGRRALFLRSRDELSGRWPVADLLGAVEPGPEHAWALLPLATTDVPFGVLHLGFPSPREFDPDDQAFLMAMAEQCAQALERATLFERLAADTARSRRDRDEAEAELTAALAAADVQQSAAGAARRRLEQLARAGEAVASATSPERALVALATAVAGEIADVCVIHLLPPADEAETSAASGASGRPASPTALALPGARPAVFAARDGLTAAAPPGAPALVLPGAGPLAEVAAGADPVLLPARTDLPFLDGFLDGALTPELARWVRGVEGHSAAAVPITFRGRPAGVLTVIAAGERPAFTADDLPFLTEVAARTAPALERAEAGGRDGGDALALQRALLPRTPAPAGLDLATRYLPAGEDDQVGGDWFDVIDLGAGRVALVIGDVMGRGVRAAALMGQLRSAARTCARLDLPPAEVLIQLDGLVADLAEDLIATCIYAVVETDTGQLTLASAGHPPPLVVAPDGLVSRLYMAAATPLGLACDAMTEYTVALGPGSLLALFTDGLVRGRDLDIDAGVSNLAAVLARPAEEWDGRLDDLARAACAARVGVGGPPPGDDVALLLARLPVPDPLAEPLDVSADPSVGLSQVRAQVRVALENALIEPPVIDTVVLVLSELVGNALLHGRAPLSVRVRRLAAAGAVGVGAVGGGVRRILVEVGDAGGRMPRRRRAGPDDETGRGLDLVGRLALRWGVRPVGDGKLVWAEIDPSRV, from the coding sequence ATGACCACGCCGTACTCCGCGCAGCCCGCCGGCCGGCCGTCCGCCGGCCCAGAGGCGCAGGCCCACGAAGCCACCGGCGACGGGCCGGCCGGAGCCGGTGGTCCGGACCCGACCGGTCCCGGCGGTCTCAACGGTCACAACGGTTCCGGCGGTCTCGACGGTCTGGCCGGTCCGGGCGCGCTGGGCGGCCTGGGCGGGCTCGGTGCTCCCGGTTCCGAGTGGGCGGGTGGGAACAGCGGCTGGGCCGGCGGGCCGGTCGGCTGGCCCTCGTACACCGACGTCACCGGCGGGGCGATGCCCACCGGCCCGCGGGGGACGCCCTCCGGATGGGAGCCGCTCGTGGGAGGCGACGACGCGCCGCCGCCGATGTCCTCGGTCGGCCTGCCGCCGCCAGGCTTCCCGCCGCCCGGGGGGCCGCCGCCGGCTGAGCCACCGTCCCCCGGGCCCGGGGGAGGCGGGCAGTCCTCCGACGCGGGCGCCCCCGTCGGGGCACCGCCGGACATCGTGCCGCTCGCCGGACTGATCCCGGGGCCGCCGCCGGCGGTGGCCCCGCCCGCGGGCGGGAACACCCCGCCGCCGGTGCCCCCGCCGGGGGAGTCCACCGCGCCGGCCCCGCCGCCGACCGTGGCCGCCCCGCCGTCGTCCGAGTTCCCGTCGTCCGAGTTCCCGCCGCCGGTGCCCTTCCCCGGAGGGCAGGCCGCTACCGGGCAGGAATCCGGCGGGCCGGGGCAGCCCGGGTCCATGGCGTCCGCGTCGTCCGACGGCGAGCGCGGTTTCCCCGGCGACCTCGGGCCGGGTTTCGCGGTCACGCCCGGCTTCCCACCCGGGCGGCCGCCGCACGGGCCGGCGTCGTCTGACTTCGGTACGCCCTGGGGAGTCCCGCCCCTCGAACCCGATTCCGGGGCCGGTCCGGGCCCGGGTGGCGCCGGTGATGCGGGTGGCGCCGGTGGTGCGGGTGCTGCCGGTGCCAGTGGGGCGGGCCCCGACGGGCCGGTTCCGGTCGGGTCGTCCCACCCGGGCGGTGGCGGGGCGCCGGAGGACGCGGACGCCGCCGGGGCGGCGCTGCGGGAGGCCCTGTTCGACCAGGCCCCCGTCGGGCTCGCCCTGTACGACGCCGCCGGCCGTTACCTCCGGGTGAACGACGTCCTCGCGCGGCTCAACGGCCGCCCGGCCGCCGAGCACCTGGGCCGCACGATGGCCGAGCTCCTCGGGGAGATCGGCCAGGAGATGGACGGCCTGCTGTCCCGCGTCCTGCGCACCGGCGAGGCGGTGACCGACCTCGAGATCGGGGTCGCCACCGGCGGTGCCGGCCCGAACCAGACCTGGTCGGCGAGCTGGTATCCGGCCACCGACCGGCTCGGTGCCCGCGCGGGCGCGGTCCTCGTCGCCCTCGACGCGACCCGCGCGAAGACCGCCGAGCGGGACCACACCCGCGCCGTCGCCCGGGAGCGGGCGCTGGGCGAGGCCACCGCGGCGGACGTCTTCCACGCCGGCGGGGACGGCGCGCTCGACACCGACCTGCCCCGCTGGCGGGCGGCCACCGGCCAGAGCGGCGCGCAGGCCGCCGGTTTCGGCTGGCTCGACGCGATCGGGCCGGACGACCGCGAGCGGGTCGCCCGCGCCTGGCACGGCGCGATCGAGCGCCGCGAGCCGTTCGACACCGAGTTCGGCGTCCCGGACGTCACCGGCGCGCACCGGACGATCACGGCCCGGTTGGTGCCCGTGGTGGACGGGCCGCAGGTCGAGTGGATCGGCGTGCTGGCCGACGTCACCGACGCTCGCTCCGTCCGCGAGCCGCGGGCCGCGCAGGGCGACCCGGCTGACGAGGCCACCTGGCGCCGCGAGCAGTCATGGCGGCTGACCTCGGCCCTCGGGCGGGCGGTGACCGTCGACGACGTCGTCGCGGTGGTGCTCGACAGCGGCGGGCGGGCCGCGCGCGCCGTGGGCCGCGGCGTGGCGCTGATCGACGAGAGCGACGACCGGCTCCGGTTCCGCTCCCTGGTCGGCACCTCGGCCCAGTACGCCGAACGCTGGTCGGAGGTCGGCCTCGGCGCCATCCACCCGCTCGCCGAGGTCATCCGCGGCCGGCGGGCGCTGTTCCTGCGCAGCCGCGACGAGCTCAGCGGGCGCTGGCCCGTCGCGGACCTGCTCGGCGCGGTCGAGCCGGGGCCGGAGCACGCCTGGGCGCTGCTGCCGCTCGCGACCACCGACGTGCCCTTCGGCGTGCTCCACCTCGGATTCCCGTCGCCGCGTGAGTTCGACCCCGACGATCAGGCATTCCTGATGGCGATGGCCGAGCAGTGCGCGCAGGCCCTGGAACGCGCGACCCTGTTCGAGCGGCTGGCCGCCGACACCGCGCGCAGCCGGCGGGACCGCGACGAGGCCGAGGCCGAGCTGACGGCGGCGCTGGCGGCGGCGGACGTCCAGCAGTCGGCGGCGGGTGCCGCGCGGCGGCGGCTGGAGCAGCTCGCCCGCGCGGGCGAGGCGGTGGCCTCGGCCACCAGCCCGGAGCGAGCCCTGGTGGCGCTGGCCACGGCGGTCGCCGGGGAGATCGCCGACGTCTGTGTCATCCACCTGCTGCCGCCCGCCGACGAGGCCGAGACTTCAGCGGCGTCCGGGGCGTCCGGGCGGCCCGCGTCGCCCACGGCGCTCGCGTTGCCCGGCGCGCGTCCGGCGGTGTTCGCGGCCCGCGACGGGCTCACCGCCGCGGCGCCGCCCGGTGCGCCCGCGCTCGTCCTGCCCGGGGCGGGCCCGCTCGCCGAGGTCGCCGCGGGCGCCGATCCCGTGCTCCTGCCCGCCCGCACCGACCTCCCCTTCCTGGACGGCTTCCTGGACGGCGCGCTGACCCCCGAACTGGCCCGCTGGGTGCGGGGGGTCGAAGGACACAGCGCCGCGGCGGTGCCGATCACCTTCCGGGGCCGCCCGGCCGGCGTGCTGACCGTCATCGCCGCCGGTGAGCGCCCCGCGTTCACCGCGGACGACCTGCCCTTCCTGACCGAGGTCGCGGCCCGTACGGCGCCCGCCCTGGAACGCGCCGAGGCCGGTGGGCGCGACGGTGGCGACGCGCTGGCGCTGCAGCGGGCACTGCTGCCGCGCACGCCGGCCCCGGCCGGACTCGACCTGGCCACCCGGTACCTGCCCGCGGGCGAGGACGACCAGGTCGGCGGCGACTGGTTCGACGTCATCGACCTCGGCGCCGGTCGGGTCGCGCTGGTCATCGGCGACGTGATGGGGCGCGGCGTGCGTGCCGCCGCGCTCATGGGGCAGCTGCGCAGCGCCGCGCGTACCTGCGCCCGGCTGGACCTGCCACCGGCGGAGGTCCTCATCCAGCTCGACGGGCTGGTCGCCGACCTGGCCGAGGATCTGATCGCCACCTGCATCTACGCCGTCGTGGAGACCGACACCGGGCAGCTGACCCTGGCCAGCGCCGGGCACCCGCCGCCCCTGGTGGTCGCCCCGGACGGCCTCGTCTCCCGCCTCTACATGGCGGCCGCGACCCCGCTCGGCCTGGCCTGCGACGCGATGACCGAGTACACCGTCGCGCTCGGGCCCGGGTCGCTGCTGGCCCTGTTCACCGACGGCCTCGTGCGCGGGCGCGACCTGGACATCGACGCCGGGGTCTCGAACCTGGCCGCCGTCCTGGCCCGTCCGGCCGAGGAGTGGGACGGCCGGCTCGACGACCTGGCCCGGGCCGCCTGCGCGGCCCGGGTGGGCGTGGGCGGCCCGCCGCCCGGCGACGACGTCGCGCTGCTGCTCGCCCGGCTGCCCGTGCCGGACCCGCTGGCCGAGCCGCTGGACGTCTCCGCCGATCCCTCGGTGGGGCTCAGCCAGGTCCGCGCCCAGGTCCGGGTGGCGTTGGAGAACGCCCTGATCGAGCCGCCGGTGATCGACACCGTCGTGCTCGTGCTCTCCGAGCTCGTCGGCAACGCGCTGCTGCACGGGCGGGCCCCGCTGTCGGTCCGGGTCCGGCGGCTGGCGGCCGCCGGTGCGGTGGGTGTCGGTGCGGTGGGTGGCGGCGTCCGGCGCATCCTGGTCGAGGTCGGGGACGCCGGCGGCCGGATGCCCCGCCGCCGGCGGGCCGGTCCCGACGACGAGACGGGCCGCGGGCTCGACCTGGTCGGCCGGCTGGCGCTGCGCTGGGGCGTGCGGCCCGTCGGCGACGGCAAGCTGGTGTGGGCGGAGATCGACCCGAGCCGGGTCTGA
- a CDS encoding ABC transporter ATP-binding protein, giving the protein MPDAVLRLDKVTVRRDGVDLLRDVSWVVNQGERWVVLGPNGAGKTTLLQIASSRLFPTSGAVDLLGARLGRVNLHDLRYRIGVVSPVLTDAPPPDERVLDAVVTAGWSVLGRADEAYDDVDLRRAADLLGQFGCRGLVERTFGTLSEGERKRVQIARALMTDPELLLLDEPAGGLDLGAREALLRLLTRFAADPVAPVTVLVSHHVEEIPVGVTHALLLRRGQVLAAGPVEEVMLSDRLSACFGIPLEITSAAGRYAARLAAPAPRPRPPAPAPA; this is encoded by the coding sequence ATGCCGGACGCGGTGCTGCGCCTCGACAAGGTCACGGTCAGGCGCGACGGGGTTGACCTGTTGCGGGACGTGAGCTGGGTGGTGAATCAGGGCGAGCGCTGGGTGGTGCTCGGGCCGAACGGCGCGGGCAAGACCACGCTGCTGCAGATCGCCTCCTCCCGGCTGTTCCCCACCTCCGGCGCGGTCGACCTTCTCGGCGCGCGCCTGGGCCGGGTGAACCTGCACGATCTGCGTTACCGGATCGGAGTCGTCAGCCCGGTCCTCACCGACGCGCCGCCGCCCGACGAACGGGTCCTCGACGCCGTCGTCACCGCGGGCTGGTCCGTGCTCGGTCGGGCCGACGAGGCGTACGACGACGTCGACCTTCGCCGTGCCGCCGACCTGCTCGGTCAGTTCGGCTGCCGGGGCCTGGTCGAGCGCACCTTCGGCACCCTTTCCGAGGGGGAGCGCAAGCGGGTCCAGATCGCCCGGGCGCTGATGACCGACCCCGAGCTCCTGCTGCTGGACGAGCCGGCCGGCGGGCTGGACCTGGGCGCGCGGGAGGCCCTGCTGCGGCTGCTGACCCGGTTCGCCGCCGATCCGGTCGCCCCGGTCACCGTGCTGGTCAGCCATCACGTCGAGGAGATCCCGGTCGGCGTGACGCACGCGCTGCTCCTGCGCCGCGGCCAGGTTCTCGCCGCCGGACCGGTCGAGGAGGTCATGCTCTCCGACCGGCTCTCGGCCTGTTTCGGGATTCCGCTGGAGATAACGTCCGCGGCCGGCCGCTACGCCGCCCGCCTGGCGGCCCCGGCGCCCCGGCCGCGACCGCCGGCTCCGGCGCCGGCCTGA
- a CDS encoding histone-like nucleoid-structuring protein Lsr2 produces MAQKTIVSLIDDLSGEEADETVRFGLDGAQYEIDLSEKNATKLRESLAPFVTAARRSGGRAASGRRGARAASRRTGGTDRTADIREWARSNGYTVSDRGRIASNIVEAYDKAH; encoded by the coding sequence ATGGCTCAGAAGACCATCGTCTCGTTGATTGACGATCTCAGCGGAGAAGAGGCCGACGAGACGGTCCGGTTCGGACTGGACGGCGCGCAGTATGAGATCGACCTGTCGGAGAAGAACGCCACCAAGTTGCGGGAGTCGTTGGCGCCGTTCGTCACCGCTGCCCGCCGTTCCGGTGGCCGGGCGGCCAGTGGCCGTCGCGGCGCGCGGGCCGCTTCGCGGCGTACCGGTGGAACCGACCGCACCGCCGACATTCGCGAGTGGGCGCGCAGCAACGGCTACACGGTGAGTGACCGGGGTCGTATCGCGTCGAACATCGTAGAGGCGTACGACAAGGCTCACTGA
- a CDS encoding aminopeptidase P family protein, with protein MASGWAPVDDTVAVRDDCAPYTTKRRSLLATRFPTEALVIPSGGLHVRANDTDYPFRPGSDFFWLTGCHEPDAVLILHPTAAGDHDAVLYLADRSDRSSSAFYTDRRYGELWVGPRPGVRETTTALDIECRPLPELPEALARLAPARTRVVRGLDARVDRAVSRWSPTGSSADRDAALAETLSELRLVKDDFEIARLDEAVAATALGFTECVGELGRAATLPNGERWLEGTFWRRARVDGNDVGYGSIVACGPHATTLHWVRDDGPVRPGDLALLDMGVEGRSLYTADVTRTLPVSGRFSPLQRQVHEVVYRAQQAGIDAVRPGAAFLDPHRAAMRVIAQALHDWGLLPSTVDESLSEDPKAPGAGLHRRYTLHSTSHMLGLDVHDCAQARDETYRDAALEAGMVLTVEPGLYFQPDDLTVPPELRGIGVRIEDDILVTPGGSRNMSAALARSADDVEKWMAGEAARH; from the coding sequence ATGGCGAGCGGCTGGGCCCCGGTGGATGACACCGTCGCGGTGCGTGACGACTGTGCCCCCTACACCACGAAACGGCGCTCGCTTCTGGCCACCCGATTCCCCACCGAAGCGCTTGTCATACCGAGCGGCGGGCTACACGTCCGGGCGAACGACACTGATTACCCGTTCCGCCCCGGCAGTGACTTCTTCTGGCTCACCGGATGTCACGAACCGGACGCCGTCCTGATCCTGCATCCCACCGCCGCCGGCGACCATGACGCCGTGCTCTATCTCGCTGACCGATCCGACCGATCGAGTTCCGCGTTCTACACGGACCGCCGTTACGGCGAACTGTGGGTGGGCCCCCGGCCCGGTGTCCGGGAGACGACCACGGCTCTCGACATCGAATGCCGGCCGCTACCGGAACTCCCCGAAGCCCTGGCCCGTCTCGCGCCCGCCAGGACCCGTGTCGTACGCGGGCTGGACGCCCGGGTGGACCGCGCGGTGAGCCGGTGGTCGCCGACCGGCTCGTCCGCCGACCGGGACGCCGCGCTGGCCGAGACCCTCTCCGAGCTCCGGCTGGTCAAGGACGACTTCGAGATCGCCCGGCTGGACGAGGCGGTCGCGGCCACCGCGCTCGGTTTCACCGAGTGCGTGGGCGAGCTCGGCCGCGCGGCCACGCTGCCCAACGGGGAGCGCTGGCTGGAGGGAACCTTCTGGCGACGGGCCCGCGTCGACGGCAACGACGTCGGATACGGCTCCATCGTGGCCTGCGGCCCGCACGCGACGACCCTGCACTGGGTCCGCGACGACGGCCCGGTACGGCCCGGTGACCTGGCACTTCTCGACATGGGAGTCGAGGGTCGCTCGCTGTACACCGCCGATGTGACGCGGACGCTGCCGGTGAGCGGACGCTTCAGCCCGCTGCAACGCCAGGTCCACGAGGTCGTCTACCGGGCTCAGCAGGCCGGGATAGACGCGGTCCGTCCCGGCGCCGCGTTCCTGGATCCGCACCGGGCCGCGATGCGCGTGATCGCGCAGGCACTGCACGACTGGGGATTGCTGCCGTCCACGGTCGACGAGTCGCTCAGCGAGGATCCGAAAGCGCCCGGGGCCGGTCTGCACCGGCGCTACACACTGCACTCCACGTCGCACATGCTCGGGCTGGACGTGCACGACTGCGCGCAGGCGCGCGACGAGACCTACCGCGACGCCGCGCTGGAGGCCGGGATGGTACTGACGGTCGAACCGGGGCTGTACTTCCAGCCGGACGACCTCACTGTTCCACCGGAGCTGCGCGGGATCGGCGTCCGGATAGAGGACGACATCCTGGTCACGCCAGGCGGAAGTCGTAACATGTCAGCCGCGCTCGCGCGCTCGGCCGACGATGTCGAAAAGTGGATGGCCGGCGAGGCCGCCAGGCACTGA
- a CDS encoding CoA transferase, whose product MPISGPRVIKAERPGGADDPRTHGPFMDGRSLYFARVNHGEQSVVPDLGETTDRDFLLRIVDRVDVLVENFRLAG is encoded by the coding sequence GTGCCGATCTCCGGTCCCCGGGTCATCAAGGCCGAACGACCCGGTGGCGCGGACGACCCCCGTACCCACGGTCCGTTCATGGACGGTCGGTCGCTGTACTTCGCGCGGGTCAACCATGGCGAGCAATCCGTCGTCCCGGATCTCGGGGAGACGACGGACCGTGACTTTCTGTTGCGGATCGTCGACCGGGTCGATGTTCTGGTCGAGAACTTCCGCCTCGCGGGGTGA
- a CDS encoding CoA transferase produces the protein MDRPDRVVDVLTARNPRLIYVSISGFGQTGPCGERSAYDSGGPAAADLMSITGHPGEEPVKPGVPIVVRPRNSS, from the coding sequence ATGGATCGGCCGGACCGCGTCGTCGATGTGCTCACGGCGCGCAATCCCCGCCTCATATACGTCAGCATCTCCGGCTTCGGGCAAACGGGTCCGTGCGGGGAGCGGTCGGCATACGACTCTGGCGGGCCGGCGGCCGCGGACCTGATGTCGATCACCGGACACCCGGGTGAGGAGCCCGTCAAACCGGGTGTTCCGATCGTGGTCCGCCCCCGGAACTCATCTTGA
- a CDS encoding LCP family protein, which produces MTWPPNSGDPDGRDPRDRRRPPPGAGSGRPGYPGQGQGRPPVPGRPPQGRPPQERPARDSRDRQAQGRPPAGRPARGRPASGEENWPAGAWPRHEPRAAPAPIPPTRRLPPPGGAEGGRSRPGPNGGPGGYRAPGGPAPGYGGPRGPYDTPGEDLPAEEPRRPVSGVRRTVTLVAAIVSVAVLVVATSGWAVLRHYDGKVNHIELTFSDSAARPSAAGGGTQNILLVGSDTRAGTEGEFGQAEGQRSDTTILAHLDSDGSTTLVSFPRDLWVQIPGYTDSDGTQHDAQKSKLNAAFAYGGPSLLVRTIETLTNIRIDHYLEIDFLGFQAMTDALGGVTVCVNELTPELKAQGFDNLNDRYSGWHGQVGDNTLTGEQALAFVRQRYGLPGSDLDRIHRQQQFLGAVFREVASTGTLLNPRKLLDVVDAATSALTLDEHTSLTDLRLLAVRMQGISTGGVTFATVPATPSQAGGQSVLLAKTDELTTLLAGIGGSPPQAAGPPARGAAVPASGAGHGSVVTANLAATGGRSAGGAVRLAQAAPAPSGGVGCTY; this is translated from the coding sequence ATGACCTGGCCTCCGAACAGTGGCGATCCGGACGGCCGGGACCCGCGCGACCGCCGCCGTCCACCGCCCGGCGCGGGATCCGGCCGCCCCGGGTACCCAGGTCAGGGCCAGGGCCGCCCACCGGTTCCCGGCCGCCCGCCGCAGGGCCGCCCGCCGCAGGAGCGCCCGGCGCGGGACAGCCGCGACCGCCAGGCGCAGGGGCGCCCGCCGGCGGGCCGTCCGGCGCGGGGCCGTCCGGCGTCCGGCGAGGAGAACTGGCCGGCCGGGGCATGGCCGCGCCACGAGCCCCGGGCGGCTCCGGCGCCGATCCCGCCCACCCGCCGGCTGCCCCCGCCGGGCGGCGCGGAAGGCGGGCGGTCCCGCCCCGGCCCGAACGGCGGGCCCGGCGGGTACCGCGCGCCGGGCGGCCCGGCGCCCGGGTACGGCGGCCCGCGCGGGCCGTACGACACACCGGGCGAGGACCTGCCCGCCGAGGAGCCCCGCCGCCCGGTGAGCGGCGTACGCCGGACGGTGACCCTGGTGGCCGCCATCGTCTCGGTGGCCGTCCTGGTCGTCGCCACCAGCGGCTGGGCCGTGCTGCGCCACTACGACGGCAAGGTCAACCACATCGAGCTCACGTTCTCCGACTCCGCCGCCCGGCCCTCCGCCGCCGGCGGGGGCACCCAGAACATCCTGCTGGTCGGCTCGGACACCCGCGCGGGCACCGAGGGCGAGTTCGGCCAGGCCGAGGGACAGCGCTCGGACACCACGATCCTCGCCCACCTCGACTCCGACGGCTCGACGACCCTGGTGTCCTTCCCCCGTGACCTGTGGGTACAGATCCCGGGCTACACCGACTCCGACGGCACCCAGCACGACGCGCAGAAGTCCAAGCTCAACGCGGCGTTCGCCTACGGCGGGCCGTCCCTACTGGTCCGGACGATCGAGACGCTCACCAACATCCGGATCGACCACTACCTCGAGATCGACTTCCTGGGCTTCCAGGCGATGACGGACGCCCTCGGCGGCGTCACCGTCTGCGTGAACGAGCTGACCCCCGAGCTCAAGGCGCAGGGCTTCGACAACCTCAACGACCGGTACTCCGGCTGGCACGGCCAGGTCGGCGACAACACGCTCACCGGCGAGCAGGCGCTGGCCTTCGTCCGACAGCGGTACGGCCTGCCCGGCAGCGACCTCGACCGGATCCACCGCCAGCAGCAGTTCCTCGGCGCGGTCTTCCGCGAGGTCGCCTCCACCGGGACCCTGCTCAACCCGCGCAAGCTGCTCGACGTCGTGGACGCGGCCACCTCCGCGCTGACCCTCGACGAGCACACCTCGCTCACCGATCTGCGCCTGCTCGCCGTCAGGATGCAGGGCATCAGCACCGGCGGGGTCACCTTCGCCACCGTCCCGGCGACGCCGTCCCAGGCTGGCGGGCAGTCCGTGCTCCTGGCGAAGACCGACGAGCTGACGACGCTGCTCGCCGGGATCGGCGGCTCCCCGCCGCAGGCCGCCGGGCCTCCCGCCCGCGGCGCCGCCGTGCCGGCGTCCGGCGCCGGCCACGGTTCGGTGGTCACCGCGAACCTCGCCGCCACCGGCGGGCGGTCCGCGGGTGGCGCGGTGCGCCTGGCCCAGGCCGCCCCCGCGCCGTCCGGCGGGGTGGGCTGCACCTACTGA
- a CDS encoding YihY/virulence factor BrkB family protein — protein MSTTGNDAVPAMAPPAGGPGPTRPGPRYPTRRALLALRGLGACLGPGGHDRGATVRDLARRLLRPRSWVPWGALRLARTTVANAWRHRVLGLAAEAGFWQLLSMPPLLLALLGTIGYIGDLLGGDALDNVRQSILDGADNLLTASVVDDTVRPTIDEILSRGRPDVISIGFVLSLWTGSTAMATFVNTITIAYGQRELRSAVRSRLLALGLFLAQVATGVLLLPALVLGPGLLSDLLNSGRHPVVDDLLKVLFWPVVGVVSLAMLTTLYHLALPVRRSWRRALPGAALALFLWLVGSYLLRMYLELVFSNELVYGSLGAPVAALLFFYITALAVLLGAELNAAIDERPPRRRRGPRHARARPGGPDQAPPP, from the coding sequence GTGTCCACCACGGGGAACGACGCGGTGCCGGCCATGGCCCCCCCAGCGGGTGGACCTGGTCCGACCCGCCCCGGCCCGCGCTACCCGACCCGACGGGCGCTACTGGCGCTGCGCGGGTTAGGGGCATGTCTCGGTCCCGGGGGGCACGATCGCGGCGCGACGGTGCGTGATCTCGCCCGACGGCTGCTGCGACCGAGGTCATGGGTCCCCTGGGGAGCCCTGCGCCTGGCGCGGACGACCGTCGCGAACGCCTGGCGACACCGTGTTCTGGGTCTCGCCGCCGAAGCCGGTTTCTGGCAGCTGCTGTCGATGCCCCCGCTGCTCCTGGCGCTGCTGGGCACGATCGGCTACATCGGGGACCTCCTGGGCGGTGACGCCCTCGACAACGTCCGCCAGAGCATCCTGGACGGCGCCGACAACCTGCTGACGGCGTCGGTGGTCGACGACACCGTCCGGCCGACGATCGACGAGATCCTCTCCCGCGGCCGCCCGGACGTCATCTCCATCGGCTTCGTGCTGTCGCTGTGGACCGGGTCCACGGCGATGGCGACGTTCGTGAACACCATCACGATCGCCTACGGGCAGCGGGAGCTCCGCTCGGCGGTCCGCAGCCGGCTGCTCGCCCTCGGGCTGTTCCTGGCCCAGGTGGCGACGGGCGTCCTGCTGCTGCCCGCGCTCGTCCTCGGGCCCGGCCTGCTTTCGGACCTGCTCAACTCCGGCCGACATCCGGTGGTCGACGACCTGCTCAAGGTTCTCTTCTGGCCGGTGGTCGGGGTGGTGTCGCTGGCGATGCTGACGACGCTCTACCACCTGGCACTGCCCGTGCGGCGGTCCTGGCGCCGGGCGCTGCCCGGCGCCGCGCTCGCCCTCTTCCTGTGGCTCGTGGGGAGCTACCTGCTCCGGATGTACCTGGAGCTGGTCTTCAGCAACGAGCTGGTCTACGGCTCGCTCGGCGCGCCCGTCGCCGCGCTGCTGTTCTTCTACATCACGGCGCTGGCCGTGCTGCTCGGCGCCGAGCTGAACGCGGCGATCGACGAGCGCCCGCCACGCCGACGCCGCGGCCCGCGGCACGCCAGGGCCCGGCCGGGCGGGCCGGACCAGGCTCCCCCGCCGTAG
- a CDS encoding DUF7455 domain-containing protein, which translates to MTGTTTMPTLTNLDRCDRCGAQAYVRVVLPGGGDLLFCRHHAKSHDSKLRSVAVEYHDETDKLSVS; encoded by the coding sequence GTGACAGGGACTACCACGATGCCGACGCTGACCAACCTCGACCGTTGCGACAGGTGTGGCGCCCAGGCCTACGTCCGGGTCGTACTGCCTGGAGGCGGAGATCTGCTCTTCTGCCGCCATCACGCGAAGTCTCACGACTCCAAGCTCCGCTCGGTCGCAGTCGAGTACCACGACGAGACCGACAAGCTGAGCGTCTCCTGA